In Deinococcus psychrotolerans, the genomic window GATGCCGATCATCACCAGAAGCGTTCGGAGGAGTCTGCGGATAAGGTAAGCGGCCAAGTCGGAACTCCTTTAGCACAAAGAAAAAGTGGACTGTGATGTGCGGAAAAGCAAACAGAGAGGACGGAGCCGCACCGGCGCTCCGCCCTCTCTTGTTAAGCGTTACTTCCCAACGATAGAGATTTTGTTGAATGCTTCGCTGCCCAGAGGGCTCGGAACCCAGCCCTTGACGTAGCTGCGCTCGGCGGCCAGCGGCTGGCTGTGCACGATCGGCAAGCGGTAGGCCGCTTTGTAGGTGATGTCGTGGATCTGCGAGTAAATCTTGGCTTTGGCAGCCTGACCCACAGCGGCGCGGCCCTGATCGAGCAGGGTGTTGAGTTCGGGCGATTTGAAGTTGATGTCGTTGGCGGCGCTCGGGCCGTAGTACGCGGCGTAGAAGTTATCCGGATCGCCGTAATCGCCGGTCCAGCCGATCATGTACATATCGAAGCCCGGCTCTTTATTGCGGTCGTCGAGGTACTTGGCCCAGTCTTCGGTCTTGAGGTTAACTTTGATGCCGATGGCCGAGAGGTCGGCGGCCATCGCTTCGGCAATCGGCTTGGGGTTGGGGAAGTAGGGACGGCTGACCGGCATGTACCACAAGTCGAGGCTCACGCCGTTGGGGTAGCCTGCGTCGGCCAGCATCTTCTTGGCGGCGGCGGGGTCGTACTTGTAATCGGCCGGCACGTTCTTGGAGTTGGCCCAGCTCAGCACCGGCGGCAAGAAGCTGGCGCTGGAAACACCCAGACCGTTCCAGAAGGCGTCCACGATGGCTTTTTTGTTGATGGCCATGCTGATGGCCTGGCGCACCTTGTCGTTCTTGAGGTACTGGTTGGAGTTGTTGAGGCTCAGGAACCCGACGTTGAAGCTGGGCTTGCGAACCGCCACCAAGGTCTTGTCGGAGGTGACTTGCTTGAGGCTGTCGGGCGACAAATCAGCGGTGAAATCAATGGTGCCGGCCTTGAGTTCGTTGAGGCGCTGGCTGGCGTCTTTGATCGAGCGGATCACCAGCGTGTCGACTTTGGGCTTGGCACCCCAGTAAGCGGTGTTGGCCTTGAGCGTGACTCTGTCGCCGGTCTTCCACGACACGAAGCTGAACGGGCCGGTGCCGACCGGCGTGCTGGTGGGGGTGCCGTACTTGGCTCCGTCTTTTTTGATGGCTGCTGGCGAGGCGATGCCGAAGTAGCCCGCGCCGACCACCGAAGGCAGCACCGAGCTGGAGCCGGTCAGATCAAAGCGCACCGTGTAGTCGTTGACTTTGACGATGTCTTTGATGACAGCTCCCTTGTCGCCCTTGAAACCGCCGAGGAGTTGCCCGACGATTTCGTAGGTGCGGCCCTGATCGCGGTAGCCGTACTGGTTTTTGGGATCGAAGAAGCGCTGCCAGTTAAAGACCACCGCGTCGGCGTTAAACGGAGTGCCGTCTTGGAATTTGACGCCCTTACGCAGGTTAAACGTCCACGAAGTCGCGTCGGCGTTGGCCTTCCACGAGGTCGCCAGACCCGGAATGGTGTCGGTGGTGCCGTCTTTGAAGTGAACGAGGGTGTCGTAGATCTGGTGCTGCACCAAAATCGAGATGCCGTCGGTGATGTTGCCGGACTCCAAGCTGACCGGGTCGCCGTTGTTGCCGTAGACCAGGGTGGCGGCTTGGGCGCTCAGGCCCGCTGAGGCGGCCAAAAGAGCAGTTAAAAGAACGTTTTTCAGGGTACGGTTGTTTCGTTTCATGAATCCTCCAAAAGAATGTGAGTTGAGCGGTGAGCCGTACTATAGCGTGTGAGGACAGTCTTTGCTCGCTGCTAGTCCTCGCCCAAGTAGGCTTTTCTGACGCTCTCGTCTTCGGCAATGTCCGACGCGTTGCCCGACAACTTGACCTCGCCAGTTTGCAGCACGTAGGCGTGCTTGGCCACCGAGAGCGCCATCTGGGCGTTTTGCTCCACCAGCAAGATGGTGGTTTTGCGCTTGGCGTTGAGTTCGACGATGATGTCGAAAATCGCTTCCACGAACAGCGGCGAGAGCCCCATGCTCGGCTCGTCGAGGAGCAGCAGCTTGGGATTGACCATCAGGGCGCGGGCAATCGCCAGCATCTGCTGTTCGCCGCCGGACATGGTGCCGCCAAGCTGGTTCTCGCGCTCTTTGAGGCGCGGGAAATAGGTAAAGCCTTCTTGGATGCGCTCCTCGACGACTTTACGGTCGGTGACGGTGTGCGCTCCGATCTCCAAGTTCTCGCGGACAGTCAGCTGCGGGAAAATGCGGCGGCCTTCCGGCACATGGCTCATGCCCATCTGCATAATCTGGTGGGCCGGCATGCCCGAGATGTCTTTGCCCTGCATGGTGACGCTGCCCAGCTTGGGCTTGAGCATTCCGCTCACCGTGCGGAGTGTAGTGGTTTTGCCCGCGCCGTTGCCGCCGATCAGCGCCACGATCTCGCCGTCGGGCACCAGCACATCGATGCCTTTGAGCGCGTGAATGTGGCCGTAATAGGTGTGAACGCCCTTCAATTCAAGCATTCGCACTCCCTTTAACAACTTCTTCTTTGCCGTACTCGCCCGCCACCGCGCCGCGTCCCAAGTACGCTTCCATGACTTTGGGATTGTTGCGGATTTCGTGCGGCAGCCCTTCGGCGATCTTGGTGCCGTAATCGAGTACGGTGATGTGTTCGCTCAGGGTCATGACCAAGCGCATATCGTGTTCGATCAGGCAAACGGTCACGCCCAGATCGTCACGGATGCGGCGAATCAGGCTCTTGAGTTCTTCGGTTTCGCGGGGGTTCATGCCTGCGGCCGGTTCGTCGAGCAGCACCAGTTTGGGACTGGTCGCCAGTGCACGGGCGATTTCGAGCTTGCGCTGATCGCCGTAAGGCAAGTTGGTGGCCAGATCATGCCGGAAACGGGCCAGACCGACAAACTCCAGCATCAAATTGGCCACGTCCTCGGCTTCTTTTTCCGATTCGTGAAAACGCTTGGTTCGCAGCAGCGAATCGATGTAGGTGGCCTTGAGGCGCGAGTGACGGCCCACCATCACGTTTTCTTGGCTGTCCATCGAGGCGAACAGCCGGATGTTCTGAAAGGTGCGGGCGATGCCTGCCGCCGTGACCTGATCGGGCCGCAGGCCAATCAGATTTTCGCCGTCGAGATCCACTGTGCCGCTGGACGGCTCATAGATGCCAGTGATCATGTTGAAGAACGTGGTTTTACCCGCACCGTTGGGGCCGATCACGCTGACGATGCTCTGGCGCGGAATTTCGAGATCGACGTTGTTGACCGCCGTCAGGCCGCCGAAGATTTTGGTCAGCCCTTTGATGCTCAAGATGTTGCCGGAAGCCGCCGACTTGCCGAGATTGGGACGCGCAGCAGCCGTCATTGTGTACCTCCGCCGCGCTCATCGTCGGCCCGGGTCGCCACGCCCGGTGAGTAGACTTCCGCCGCATTTTCGGGATTGAGTTCGCCCGCGATCGAGTCCTGCGGCGTTTGGTTGTCGGTCGGGTCGTCGTCTTCGTGCATCATGCGGCGCTGCCGGACACTGGGCAGCAGACCTTCTGGCCTGAAGAGCATCATCGCCACCAAGATGCTGCCGAACACCAAGCGCTGGAGCTGCGCCGGATTGACCTGCGGCGGCAAATTCAGGCTGGCGGTGGCTTCACCCAAAGAAGGCAGCAAGCTGATGTTGAGAATGGTCACGACGGCGGCTCCCAAAATTACGCCGGGAATGCTGCCGAGGCCGCCGAGCACCACCATACTCAGCACCGAGATGGATTGGTTGAGAATAAACGATTCGGGGCTGATGAAGCCCTGCTTGGCCGCAAAAATCACGCCCATGACGCCAGCAAAACTTGCGCCGGTGGCAAAGGCGATCAGCTTGGTCTTCACCAGCGGAATGCCCATCGCCTGCGCGGCAACTTCGTCTTCGCGGATGGCGATCCAGGCCCGGCCAATTTTGGAGCGGTCAAGCCGCATATTGGCCAGAATGATAATGGCGATAATCGCCAGCACCACGAAATACAGGAAAAACAGATTGTACTGTGCTGGTGAAAAGCCCAGTGCCGCAGCCAGAGAGTCAAACCACGGCACCGAAGCTGAGCCGATGGGCGTGATGCCCTGCGAGCCGTTGGAATAGGTGCTGAGGTTGTTGGCCAGCACCCGGATCACTTCGCCGAGGCCCAGTGTGATGATGGCGAGGTAATCGCCCTTGAGCTTGAGGACCGGCAAACCGATCAGCACGCCGACGCTGGCCGCCGCCGCCACCGCCAAAATCAGAAACAGCCAGAAGAAATTGGGATTGACACCGCTCGCAAACCCCGCCGCGTTGGCCGAAGCCAAAACGACGATGCCGCGCACCAACAAAGTCACGCCGGCCAGGAGACCAAACGCCGCCAGCAAAAACGCTGCACTGGTCAGCGGTGGGCGTTTGCCCTTGACCCGGTTGATGGCCCGCAAGCTCAGCGCAGTAATAATGACCAGCACCAAGCCACCCAGCGCTACTACCGGGCCGTTATTGCCGCCATTGTCCTTGAAGTAAGTCAGCACTTTGCCGATCTGTCCGCTGCCAAAAATGCCCCAGGTGTATGCGCCCACGGCAAAGAAGGCGATGTAGCCGAGGTCGAGCAGTCCCGCGAGGCCCACCACGATGTTGAGGCCCAGCGACAGCGCGGCGAAAATGCCGATTTGAATCGCCAAATCCAGCACCGAGGTGTTGTCGCGCCCAGCCCAGGGCAAAATCAGAAACAGGCTCAGCCCGCCGACCAGCAGTTTGGCCCAGAGGTGGGCTTTCCAGCGGTAAGCGAACAGCAAATTCGCCAAAAAGAGGGTGAGAACCAGCGAGGCGACCAAGGGGTTTTTGAGGAAATTGCGGACGGCTGAGGGAAGAGCGGCCAGCCAATTTTGCTCCTGACTCACCAGCAAGAGGGCGCTGCTGATCACCGCGATGACGATCAGCCAAATGCTGCGGTCAGGCGCACTGATAGGCGGCTGCGAACCCGGACGGATGGCAGTCATACTTTCCCCGCGTTCATACTTTCTCCACATTGCTGCGGCCCAGCAGCCCGGTGGGTTTGAAGATCAGGATCAGCACCAGCACCAAAAAGCCGCCGATGCGCTGATACGACGAATCAATGACGCCGAGGTTGGCAATGCCCAGCGCGTCGCCGAGGATGTTGGTCACGCCGATGAGGTTTTGAATCACGCCCAGCACCAAGCCGCCCAGCACCGCGCCGGGAATCGAGCCGATGCCGCCCAACACAGCCGCCGTGAAAGCGATGATGCCCGGATCAAAGCCCGAGTACGCATTGACGGTGCCGAACTTGAGACCGAACAGCACGCCGCTGACGCCGCCGAGCGCCCCGCCGATCAAGAAGGTCAGGCTGATGATGCCGTTGGCGTCAATGCCCATCAGGCCAGCCGTAACGCGGTCTTGAGCAACGGCGCGGATGGCGCGGCCCAGTTTGGTGAAGTTCACCAGGTAATTGAGGGCGGCCAGCGAGAGCAGCGCCACCAAGACCATCACGACTTCTTTGATCTGGAGGCTGATGCCGATTTTGGACAGGAAATTACCAACGCTGACACAGCTACTTTCGGGGCCGCAAAACGGAGTGCTGAAGCCCTGCGGCAACTGATACGTCAAATCGAAGCGTCCCTGAAAGCCTTCGATAATGCGGATCAAGTCTTGCAAGATCAGCGAAACGCCGATAGCGGTAATCAGCGGCACCAAACGGGGCGCGTTACGCAGCGGACGGTAAGCCAGGCGCTCGATGAGGACGTTGAGCCCGCCCGACGCCGCCATCGCCGCGATCAGCGCGATCAGGAGCTTGAGATACCCGTTCATGGGGTTGTCGGCCAGTACCCGGAAGATCTCGAAGCCCACCACTGCGCCGGTCACGAAGACTTCCGAGTGAGCGAAGTTGATGAGCTGCAAAACGCCGTACACCATGGTGTAGCCCAGCGCAATAATGGCGTAGACAAAGCCGAGCACCAAGCCGCTGATAATCACCCCGACCAAAAATGGCGCGAGTGTTGCAAAATCCAAGTGAGTTCCCCCTTTGCGGCGCACAGGCCGCTCCCAAAGTCAGTTCAGCGTCAGGTTTGGTTATTCAAAAAAGGGGCCGGGCACATTGCCCAGCCCCTGTTGCGCGGCCCCTCACTGCAAAGCCGCGAAGCCTACAGGGTTTAGTTGACGGGAGACTTGACGTTGAGGGTGGAATCGAGGTTGAACTTGCCCGCGCTGATGTTCATGATGTACATCTTGGCGGCTTTGCGGTCGCCCATGCTGTTGAACTGCACCGTGCCGGAGAGCAGGCCGGTGGCGCGGACTTTACGCATGGCGGTTTCGACTTGCTCTCGGCTGGGGAGCTTGTTGCCGTTGTCTTTGGAGGCCAGCAAAATGCCCTGCAGCACCACTTTGGCAGCGTCGTAACCGAAGATGCCGAAGCCCTGAATGTCCTTGCCGTAAGCCTTGCTGTACGCGTCAGCGACTTTCTTGGCGGCGGGCAGCGCGTCGGCAGGGGCCGCCACGGTGGTGTAGTAGACGTTGTCTGAGCCTTTACCGCCGATGGTGACCATCTGCTCGCTGTCGAGGCCGTCGCCGCCGACCAACGGAATGCTGACGCCCGCTTCACGCAGCTGCTTGACGAACACGCCGACTTGGTTGTAGATGCCGCCGAAGTAAATGGCATCAGGCTTGGTCAGCTTGATCTTCTGAATGATGGCCGAGAAATCGCTTTTTTCTTCGGTGCCTTCGTCGCCGGAAATCTTGGCGTTCTTGGCGAGCAGGGCCTTCTTGACTTCCGCCGTCAGGCCTTCGCCGTAGGCGGTTTTGTCATTGAGGAGGTAGACGCTCTTGGCTTTGAGCTTGGTCAACATGAAGTTGGCTCCGGCGGGGCCCTGAGCGTCGTCACGGGCCACGATGCGGTTCATGTTCTTGAGGCCGCGGTCGGTGACCTGGTTGGCGGTGTTGGCCGGGCTGACCATAGCCACGTGGCTGGGAGCCAAGGCGGCGCTGGAAGGAATTGCCACGCCGGAGTTCAGGGTACCTACGACGGCCAAAATGCTGGTGTCGGCGGCAATTTTGCGGGCGGCGGCGGTGCCGGTAGCAGGATCGGCTTGGTCGTCATAGCCGGTCAGGCTGAGATCGTAGCCGAGTTTTTTGAACTGGGGGACGTATTCGTTGACGGCGAGCTGAGCGCCGTTCTTGATTTGCGAGCCAAGGTCGGACTGGCCGCCGGAGAGCGGGGAGAGGCTGGCGATCTTGAGGGAGGTCTGGGCGCTGGCCGAACCTAAAGCCAAGCTACCGATCAACGTCAGGGCAAGAATACTGGTTTTTTTCATAAGCCTCCAAGTGCCGTCAAAGCGGCAACAGGTTAAGTGGGAACTGGGGACAGTGTATGAGGTACTTAATGCGATGTCAATGTTGGACTCATGGCCTGCCACGCAATTGTCTTTAAATAAACATTGATCGGAGGGTATATTATTGCGAGCTGATCAAGGACTGAGCAATTCTCACTCATTTAACGCTCTATTACTCATCAGCTGGCCTGCTCAGAGCAAGATTCAGCGCTGGGCTCAGACCAATTCGAGATACTGCCCAATCTCCCAGGGGTGAACCACCGAAGCGTAGCTGCGCCACTCGGCCCGCTTGGCCCGCAGATAGTGCTCTAAAGCGTGAGCGCCCAGCGCCCCGGCAATCACCTCGTCGCGCTCCAAGTCGTCGAGAGCGTCGTAAAGGTCGCGCGGCAGCTCGCGGACGCGGTGGTGGCGCTTTTCGCGCACCGTCATCTGGTAGATGTTGCGCTGGATAGCCGGCGGCGGCACGGTTTTTTGCGCGATGCCGTCAAGGCCCGCCGCCAGCATCACCGCCAAGGCCAGATAGGGATTGCAGCTCGGATCGGGCAAGCGGAATTCGGCCCGGGTAGAGTTGCCGCGTTTGGCCGGTACTCGCACCAGCGCCGAGCGGTTGGACGTGCTCCACGCCACATTGACCGGCGCTTCAAAGCCCGGCACCAGGCGCTTAAAGGAATTGACCGTCGGGTTGGTCACGGCACACATGCCGGGGGCGTGTTCGAGCAGACCGCCGATAAAGTGCAGCGCGGTGTCGGAAAGCTCAAATTCGCCGGCTTTGTCGTAAAAGGTATTGTCACCGCCTCTGAAAAGAGAGAGGTGAACGTGGAGGCCGCTGCCGTTGACGCCCGCCACCGGCTTGGGCAAGAAGCTGGCCAGCAGGCCGTATTCCAGCGCCACCCGTTTGACCACGAACTTGAAGGTGCTGATGGCGTCGGCGGCGGCCAGCGCGTCTTGGTAGCGGAAATCGATCTCGTGCTGGCCCGGCGCGGCTTCGTGGTGGGCGCCCTCGATTTCAAAACCCATCTCAACGAGTTTGTTGGTGATTTCGCGGCGGATGCGCTCGCCTTTATCAATCGGGGCCAGATCGAAGTACCCGGCCTGATCGTTGGTCAGGGTGGTGCCGCGCCCGCCCTCGCCGCGCTCGAACAAAAAGAATTCCGGCTCGGTGCCTGCAAAAAGCTTCAACCCACTTTCGGCGGCTTTGGCGATCTGGCGCTTGAGGACGTGGCGCGGATCGCCAGTAAACGGCTCGCCTGACGGTAGCAGCACGTCGCAGATGATCCGGGCGACTTTGCCGCGCTCGCCCTCTTCGCGCGAGAACTGTGGGTAAATCAAAAAAGTGGAGAGGTCGGGCGAGAGCAGCATGTCGGATTCTTCGATGCGGGTAAAGCCCTGAATGGAAGATCCGTCAAACATCACGCTGCCGGAGAGGGCTTTTTCAAATTGGCTGCGCGGCACCTCGATATTCTTGACGGTGCCCAGCACGTCGCTAAATTGCAGGCGCAAGAAGTTGACGTGGCCATCGTGCAGCCGCTGCAAGATTTCGGCTTGGGTCGGTGAAACGGATTCGGCTGAGTTCATAAAAACCTCGCAGCGAGTAAAAGAAAGTGAGGGTGGGGGAAGCAGGGAGGAAAGTGAAGGCTCCATTATTTTAGCCAACTGGCCTGCTGGGGGCGCTCAGGCTCTTGGCGGCCAAGTTGATCAGGGGCACTGAACGCCATCTATGCCTTGCAAAATGTATCAGCAAAGCTGGCAAGATGTTCTGAGTCACAGGGCCAAAACGCGCCGCAGCTTGGGTTATTTCGGCCAAATAGGTCGGAAAGAGACAAGTTGTCTGACAAATCGTTGACGCCGTTTTCTGCTGTCCTTTATACTTACACGAAGCCGGAAGACTTTGAGACCTTTTGCCCAAAAGCGCGACTCCTTTCCAGAAAGGCTCAAACCTGCTCAGTCCTGCATCCTCAGCATCGCACCCAAGGAGAACGCATGAACCAAGACTTTGAAGTCGTCGCCGCCGCCCGGAACTGGCGGGTCGACGTTGAGCAGCACTACAGCCCCAGCCAAGTGATGAGCGAAGTGTTTGGCTCAGATGTTCTGACGCTCGAAACCCTGCGCCAGCGCCTCTCTAAGCCAATGTTCAAAAGCTTGCAGGCCACCTTGGAGCGCGGCGAGACGCTGGATTCCAAAATCGCCGACGCGGTGGCTCTGGCCATGAAAACTTGGGCGATGGACAAGGGAGCCACCCACTACACCCACTGGTTTCAGCCCCTGACCGGCGGCACCGCCGAGAAGCACGACAGCTTTTTGACGCCCAGCAGCGACGGTACGGCACTCGCCCAGTTTTCCGGCAGCGAACTGATTCAGGCTGAACCCGACGCGTCCAGTTTTCCTTCGGGCGGCCTGCGAGCCACTTTCGAGGCGCGGGGTTATACCGCCTGGGACCCGAGCAGCCCGGCCTTTATCATGCGCCACGCCAACGGCGCGACCCTGTGCATCCCCACGGCCTTTGCCTCGTGGACCGGCGAAGCGCTCGACCTCAAGACCCCGCTGCTACGCTCCATCGAAGCGCTCAACAAAGCGGTGGTTCCGGCGCTCAGTTTGTTTGAAAAGCCGGTGAGCCGGGTCAGCAGCAGCCTTGGTGTGGAGCAGGAATACTTTTTGATTGACGAAGACTATTTCTACCGCCGCCCCGATTTGGTGATGACGGGCCGCACCTTATTTGGCGCAAAGCCCCCGCGCGGCCAAGAACTCGAAGACCATTATTTCGGCGCGATTCCTGACCGGGTGCTGAGCTTCATGACCGATTCGGAGTTGCAGCTCTACGCACTGGGCATTCCGGTCAAGACCCGCCACAACGAAGTCGCGCCGGGCCAGTTCGAGATCGCTCCGGTTTACGAGCACAGCAACGTGGCCGCCGACCACCAACAACTGATTATGCAAATTCTGCGCAACACCGCCCGCAAATACGGCTTGGTGGCCCTGATGCACGAAAAACCCTTCGCGGGCATCAACGGCTCCGGTAAGCACTGCAACTGGAGCATGGGCACCGATTTGGGCGACAATCTTCTTGAACCCGGCGCGACCCCGCACGAGAACTTGCAGTTTCTGTTTTTTTGCTCGGCGATCATCAAAGGGGTGGACGAACACCAAGACCTGCTCAGAATCAGCGTGGCCTCGGCCAACAACGATCACCGCTTGGGGGCCAATGAAGCGCCGCCTGCGATTATCAGCATCTTTTTGGGCAGCGAACTCACCGAAATCTTGGACAGGATTTCCAGCGGTGTGGGCGGGCGCGGCGCAGCAGCGGGCTTTTTGGGCCTGGGCTCTAATGTGTTGCCGCAAATTCCACGTCACGCTGGAGACCGCAACCGCACCAGCCCGTTTGCCTTCACCGGCAACAAGTTCGAGTTCCGCGCGGTGGGCAGCTCGCAGAGCGTTTCCTTTCCGGTCACGGTGCTCAACACCGTCGTGGCCGACGCGGTG contains:
- a CDS encoding ABC transporter substrate-binding protein gives rise to the protein MKRNNRTLKNVLLTALLAASAGLSAQAATLVYGNNGDPVSLESGNITDGISILVQHQIYDTLVHFKDGTTDTIPGLATSWKANADATSWTFNLRKGVKFQDGTPFNADAVVFNWQRFFDPKNQYGYRDQGRTYEIVGQLLGGFKGDKGAVIKDIVKVNDYTVRFDLTGSSSVLPSVVGAGYFGIASPAAIKKDGAKYGTPTSTPVGTGPFSFVSWKTGDRVTLKANTAYWGAKPKVDTLVIRSIKDASQRLNELKAGTIDFTADLSPDSLKQVTSDKTLVAVRKPSFNVGFLSLNNSNQYLKNDKVRQAISMAINKKAIVDAFWNGLGVSSASFLPPVLSWANSKNVPADYKYDPAAAKKMLADAGYPNGVSLDLWYMPVSRPYFPNPKPIAEAMAADLSAIGIKVNLKTEDWAKYLDDRNKEPGFDMYMIGWTGDYGDPDNFYAAYYGPSAANDINFKSPELNTLLDQGRAAVGQAAKAKIYSQIHDITYKAAYRLPIVHSQPLAAERSYVKGWVPSPLGSEAFNKISIVGK
- a CDS encoding ABC transporter ATP-binding protein: MLELKGVHTYYGHIHALKGIDVLVPDGEIVALIGGNGAGKTTTLRTVSGMLKPKLGSVTMQGKDISGMPAHQIMQMGMSHVPEGRRIFPQLTVRENLEIGAHTVTDRKVVEERIQEGFTYFPRLKERENQLGGTMSGGEQQMLAIARALMVNPKLLLLDEPSMGLSPLFVEAIFDIIVELNAKRKTTILLVEQNAQMALSVAKHAYVLQTGEVKLSGNASDIAEDESVRKAYLGED
- a CDS encoding ABC transporter ATP-binding protein encodes the protein MTAAARPNLGKSAASGNILSIKGLTKIFGGLTAVNNVDLEIPRQSIVSVIGPNGAGKTTFFNMITGIYEPSSGTVDLDGENLIGLRPDQVTAAGIARTFQNIRLFASMDSQENVMVGRHSRLKATYIDSLLRTKRFHESEKEAEDVANLMLEFVGLARFRHDLATNLPYGDQRKLEIARALATSPKLVLLDEPAAGMNPRETEELKSLIRRIRDDLGVTVCLIEHDMRLVMTLSEHITVLDYGTKIAEGLPHEIRNNPKVMEAYLGRGAVAGEYGKEEVVKGSANA
- a CDS encoding branched-chain amino acid ABC transporter permease produces the protein MTAIRPGSQPPISAPDRSIWLIVIAVISSALLLVSQEQNWLAALPSAVRNFLKNPLVASLVLTLFLANLLFAYRWKAHLWAKLLVGGLSLFLILPWAGRDNTSVLDLAIQIGIFAALSLGLNIVVGLAGLLDLGYIAFFAVGAYTWGIFGSGQIGKVLTYFKDNGGNNGPVVALGGLVLVIITALSLRAINRVKGKRPPLTSAAFLLAAFGLLAGVTLLVRGIVVLASANAAGFASGVNPNFFWLFLILAVAAAASVGVLIGLPVLKLKGDYLAIITLGLGEVIRVLANNLSTYSNGSQGITPIGSASVPWFDSLAAALGFSPAQYNLFFLYFVVLAIIAIIILANMRLDRSKIGRAWIAIREDEVAAQAMGIPLVKTKLIAFATGASFAGVMGVIFAAKQGFISPESFILNQSISVLSMVVLGGLGSIPGVILGAAVVTILNISLLPSLGEATASLNLPPQVNPAQLQRLVFGSILVAMMLFRPEGLLPSVRQRRMMHEDDDPTDNQTPQDSIAGELNPENAAEVYSPGVATRADDERGGGTQ
- a CDS encoding branched-chain amino acid ABC transporter permease — translated: MDFATLAPFLVGVIISGLVLGFVYAIIALGYTMVYGVLQLINFAHSEVFVTGAVVGFEIFRVLADNPMNGYLKLLIALIAAMAASGGLNVLIERLAYRPLRNAPRLVPLITAIGVSLILQDLIRIIEGFQGRFDLTYQLPQGFSTPFCGPESSCVSVGNFLSKIGISLQIKEVVMVLVALLSLAALNYLVNFTKLGRAIRAVAQDRVTAGLMGIDANGIISLTFLIGGALGGVSGVLFGLKFGTVNAYSGFDPGIIAFTAAVLGGIGSIPGAVLGGLVLGVIQNLIGVTNILGDALGIANLGVIDSSYQRIGGFLVLVLILIFKPTGLLGRSNVEKV
- a CDS encoding branched-chain amino acid ABC transporter substrate-binding protein, whose translation is MKKTSILALTLIGSLALGSASAQTSLKIASLSPLSGGQSDLGSQIKNGAQLAVNEYVPQFKKLGYDLSLTGYDDQADPATGTAAARKIAADTSILAVVGTLNSGVAIPSSAALAPSHVAMVSPANTANQVTDRGLKNMNRIVARDDAQGPAGANFMLTKLKAKSVYLLNDKTAYGEGLTAEVKKALLAKNAKISGDEGTEEKSDFSAIIQKIKLTKPDAIYFGGIYNQVGVFVKQLREAGVSIPLVGGDGLDSEQMVTIGGKGSDNVYYTTVAAPADALPAAKKVADAYSKAYGKDIQGFGIFGYDAAKVVLQGILLASKDNGNKLPSREQVETAMRKVRATGLLSGTVQFNSMGDRKAAKMYIMNISAGKFNLDSTLNVKSPVN
- the glnA gene encoding type I glutamate--ammonia ligase; the encoded protein is MNSAESVSPTQAEILQRLHDGHVNFLRLQFSDVLGTVKNIEVPRSQFEKALSGSVMFDGSSIQGFTRIEESDMLLSPDLSTFLIYPQFSREEGERGKVARIICDVLLPSGEPFTGDPRHVLKRQIAKAAESGLKLFAGTEPEFFLFERGEGGRGTTLTNDQAGYFDLAPIDKGERIRREITNKLVEMGFEIEGAHHEAAPGQHEIDFRYQDALAAADAISTFKFVVKRVALEYGLLASFLPKPVAGVNGSGLHVHLSLFRGGDNTFYDKAGEFELSDTALHFIGGLLEHAPGMCAVTNPTVNSFKRLVPGFEAPVNVAWSTSNRSALVRVPAKRGNSTRAEFRLPDPSCNPYLALAVMLAAGLDGIAQKTVPPPAIQRNIYQMTVREKRHHRVRELPRDLYDALDDLERDEVIAGALGAHALEHYLRAKRAEWRSYASVVHPWEIGQYLELV
- a CDS encoding glutamine synthetase III; the encoded protein is MNQDFEVVAAARNWRVDVEQHYSPSQVMSEVFGSDVLTLETLRQRLSKPMFKSLQATLERGETLDSKIADAVALAMKTWAMDKGATHYTHWFQPLTGGTAEKHDSFLTPSSDGTALAQFSGSELIQAEPDASSFPSGGLRATFEARGYTAWDPSSPAFIMRHANGATLCIPTAFASWTGEALDLKTPLLRSIEALNKAVVPALSLFEKPVSRVSSSLGVEQEYFLIDEDYFYRRPDLVMTGRTLFGAKPPRGQELEDHYFGAIPDRVLSFMTDSELQLYALGIPVKTRHNEVAPGQFEIAPVYEHSNVAADHQQLIMQILRNTARKYGLVALMHEKPFAGINGSGKHCNWSMGTDLGDNLLEPGATPHENLQFLFFCSAIIKGVDEHQDLLRISVASANNDHRLGANEAPPAIISIFLGSELTEILDRISSGVGGRGAAAGFLGLGSNVLPQIPRHAGDRNRTSPFAFTGNKFEFRAVGSSQSVSFPVTVLNTVVADAVQALSAELKAKLDSGMDLQAAVGELVKATYEKHRRIVFNGDGYADEWHQEAEHERGLLNMRTSLDAIAHLTDAKNAELFAKYHVLSDRELAARQEIMYDIYFKSVNIEGETTESVAATQIMPAALAYLAELSGIKQGRAAAAISEEVAAAADEMYDAVCKLRGENAAEGGEEIHDKAHHMQSNVLPAMQAVRVAADKLEKVVAAKHWPMPTYRQMLFVK